A genomic window from Vitis riparia cultivar Riparia Gloire de Montpellier isolate 1030 chromosome 16, EGFV_Vit.rip_1.0, whole genome shotgun sequence includes:
- the LOC117934238 gene encoding stilbene synthase 2-like, whose amino-acid sequence MASVEEIRNAQRAKGPATVLAIGTATPDNCLYQSDFADYYFRVTKSEHMTELKKKFNRICDKSMIKKRYSHLTEEMLEEHPNIGAYMAPSLNIRQEIITAEVPKLGKEAALKALKEWGQPKSKITHLVFCTTSGVEMPGADYKLANLLGLEPSVRRVMLYHQGCYAGGTVLRTAKDLAENNAGARVLVVCSEITVVTFRGPSEDALDSLVGQALFGDGSAAVIVGSDPDISIERPLFQLVSAAQTFIPNSAGAIAGNLREVGLTFHLWPNVPTLISENIEKCLTQAFDPLGISDWNSLFWIAHPGGPAILDAIEAKLNLDKKKLEATRHVLSEYGNMSSACVLFILDEMRKKSLKGERATTGEGLDWGVLFGFGPGLTIETVVLHSIPMVTN is encoded by the exons ATGGCGTCTGTGGAGGAAATTAGAAATGCTCAGCGTGCCAAGGGTCCGGCCACCGTTCTAGCCATTGGCACAGCTACCCCGGACAACTGTCTGTACCAGTCTGATTTCGCTGATTACTATTTTCGGGTCACTAAGAGCGAGCACATGACCGAGCTCAAGAAGAAGTTCAACCGCATTT GTGATAAATCAATGATTAAGAAGCGTTATAGTCATTTGACCGAAGAAATGCTTGAGGAGCACCCAAACATTGGTGCTTATATGGCTCCATCTCTTAACATACGCCAAGAGATTATCACTGCTGAGGTACCCAAGCTGGGTAAGGAAGCAGCATTGAAGGCTCTTAAAGAGTGGGGTCAGCCTAAATCGAAGATCACCCACCTTGTATTTTGTACCACCTCGGGTGTAGAAATGCCTGGTGCAGATTATAAACTCGCTAATCTTTTAGGCCTCGAACCATCTGTCAGAAGAGTGATGTTGTACCATCAAGGGTGCTATGCAGGTGGAACTGTCCTTCGAACCGCTAAGGATCTTGCAGAGAATAATGCAGGAGCACGAGTTCTTGTGGTGTGCTCTGAGATCACAGTTGTTACATTCCGCGGCCCTTCCGAAGATGCTTTGGACTCTTTAGTTGGCCAAGCCCTTTTTGGTGATGGGTCTGCAGCTGTAATCGTAGGATCAGATCCGGATATCTCAATTGAACGACCACTCTTCCAGCTTGTCTCAGCAGCCCAAACATTTATTCCTAATTCTGCAGGTGCCATTGCAGGAAACTTACGTGAGGTGGGACTCACCTTTCATTTGTGGCCCAATGTGCCCACTTTAATTTCTGAGAACATAGAGAAATGTTTGACTCAGGCTTTTGACCCACTTGGTATTAGCGATTGGAACTCGTTATTTTGGATTGCTCACCCAGGTGGCCCTGCAATTCTTGATGCAATTGAAGCAAAACTCAATTTAGATAAAAAGAAACTCGAAGCAACGAGGCATGTGCTAAGTGAGTATGGAAACATGTCAAGTGCATGTgtgttgtttattttggatgagATGAGAAAGAAATCCCTTAAGGGGGAGAGGGCCACCACGGGTGAAGGATTGGATTGGGGAGTATTATTCGGTTTTGGACCAGGCTTGACTATTGAAACTGTTGTGTTGCATAGCATTCCTATGGTTACAAATTAA
- the LOC117934317 gene encoding stilbene synthase 4-like has translation MASVEEIRNAQRAKGPATVLAIGTATPDNCLYQSDFADYYFRVTKSEHMTELKKKFNRICDKSMIKKRYIHLTEEMLEEHPNIGAYMAPSLNIRQEIITAEVPKLGKEAALKALKEWGQPKSKITHLVFCTTSGVEMPGADYKLANLLGLETSVRRVMLYHQGCYAGGTVLRTAKDLAENNAGARVLVVCSEITVVTFRGPSEDALDSLVGQALFGDGSAAVIIGSDPDISIERPLFQLVSAAQTFIPNSAGAIAGNLREVGLTFQLWPNVPSLISENIEKCLTKAFDPIGISDWNSLFWIAHPGGPAILDAVEAKLSLDKQKLKATRHILSEYGNMSSACVLFILDEMRKKSLKEGKTTTGEGLDWGVLFGFGPGLTIETVVLHSVQMDSN, from the exons ATGGCGTCTGTGGAGGAAATTAGAAATGCTCAGCGTGCCAAGGGTCCGGCCACCGTTCTAGCCATTGGCACAGCTACCCCGGACAACTGTCTGTACCAGTCTGATTTCGCCGATTACTATTTTCGGGTCACTAAGAGCGAGCACATGACCGAGCTCAAGAAGAAGTTCAACCGCATCT GTGATAAATCCATGATCAAGAAGCGTTACATTCATTTGACCGAAGAAATGCTTGAGGAGCACCCAAACATTGGTGCTTATATGGCTCCATCTCTTAACATCCGCCAAGAGATTATCACTGCTGAGGTGCCCAAGCTTGGCAAGGAAGCAGCATTGAAGGCTCTTAAAGAGTGGGGTCAGCCTAAATCGAAGATCACCCACCTTGTATTTTGTACCACCTCAGGTGTAGAAATGCCTGGTGCAGATTATAAACTTGCTAATCTCCTAGGCCTTGAAACATCTGTCAGAAGAGTGATGTTGTACCATCAAGGGTGCTATGCAGGTGGAACTGTCCTTCGAACTGCCAAGGATCTTGCAGAGAATAATGCAGGAGCACGAGTTCTTGTGGTATGCTCTGAGATCACTGTTGTTACATTTCGTGGTCCTTCTGAAGATGCTTTGGACTCTTTAGTTGGCCAAGCCCTTTTTGGTGATGGGTCAGCAGCTGTAATCATTGGATCAGATCCCGATATCTCGATTGAACGACCACTCTTCCAACTTGTTTCAGCAGCACAAACATTTATTCCAAATTCAGCAGGTGCTATTGCCGGCAACTTACGTGAAGTGGGTCTCACCTTTCAATTGTGGCCTAATGTGCCTAGTTTGATATCTGAAAACATAGAGAAGTGTTTGACTAAGGCTTTTGACCCAATTGGTATTAGTGACTGGAATTCCCTATTTTGGATTGCTCACCCAGGTGGCCCAGCTATTCTTGATGCGGTTGAAGCAAAACTCAGTTTAGATAAACAAAAACTCAAAGCAACAAGACATATTCTAAGTGAATATGGGAACATGTCAAGTGCATGTGTcttgtttattttggatgaaatgagaaagaaatcGCTCAAGGAAGGAAAGACAACCACAGGTGAAGGACTGGATTGGGGTGTTTTGTTTGGCTTTGGGCCAGGCTTGACCATTGAGACCGTTGTGCTACATAGCGTTCAAATGGATTCAAACTAA